In Rahnella sikkimica, the following are encoded in one genomic region:
- a CDS encoding cyclic di-GMP phosphodiesterase: MGLKTALTHTVLPKRRYLIRSLLFSVLFFILFFIVTLTVIKANNAREQNQIVERTAQYSIRYFHQLTDTMRRIGLLTSESCPSIASEINRDAAFSIGVRDFQLVRNGMVFCSSASGNQNIPANRSLHDIDFDKMMSIDLQMGTPAVPNRPVIIVWQRNPGASNDGVIATLELTLSPYMLFALPGDGYRGFALLIGDSALTSSEDALIPVSKLPQDHFTEIKPDTLPFTLRLYTPSLTAENIRFTLLGGLLLSLLVCALIYFSLLSWHSAEREILRGLKNKEFFVEYQPVIDAKTLKITGLEALLRWQHPIEGRIPPEIFIGYAETQGLIVELTQHMMSMVATDAHQLQHAFPEKSKLSINISPHHMNRVSFHDDVLNFIEALPENAFQVIFEITERGMIDTEGALREFNWLRFHNIEIAIDDFGTGHSALIYLEKFTLDYLKIDRGFVMSIDQKTLIAPVLDTVLKLTEELKLKTVAEGVETELQSQYLRNHGVTYLQGYLYSKPLGISVLMNFIRDFNEKDATYQI, translated from the coding sequence ATGGGTTTAAAAACGGCGCTCACACACACCGTATTGCCCAAGCGCCGTTATTTAATACGAAGCCTCCTTTTTTCAGTGCTGTTCTTCATTTTATTCTTTATCGTCACTTTGACGGTCATTAAAGCCAATAACGCCCGCGAGCAGAACCAAATCGTAGAAAGAACAGCGCAATACAGCATCCGCTATTTTCATCAGTTAACCGACACCATGCGCAGGATTGGCCTGCTGACTTCCGAATCCTGCCCTTCGATTGCCAGTGAAATTAACCGTGATGCGGCGTTTAGTATTGGCGTGCGCGATTTTCAGCTGGTTCGCAATGGCATGGTTTTCTGTTCTTCCGCTTCCGGCAACCAGAACATTCCAGCCAACCGCTCACTGCATGATATTGATTTCGATAAAATGATGAGTATTGATTTGCAAATGGGGACACCGGCAGTGCCGAATCGCCCGGTGATCATTGTCTGGCAGCGTAATCCCGGCGCGTCGAATGATGGCGTAATTGCGACCTTAGAACTCACCCTGTCGCCGTATATGCTTTTTGCCCTGCCCGGTGACGGTTATCGCGGTTTTGCCCTGCTTATCGGTGACAGCGCCCTCACGTCTTCCGAAGATGCACTCATTCCTGTGAGTAAATTACCCCAGGACCATTTTACGGAAATCAAGCCCGACACCCTTCCTTTTACGTTGCGCCTTTATACCCCTTCCCTGACCGCCGAGAACATTCGTTTCACCCTGCTCGGCGGGTTGTTACTCAGTCTGTTAGTGTGCGCGCTGATCTATTTCAGCCTGCTCAGCTGGCATAGCGCCGAAAGGGAAATTCTGCGCGGCCTCAAAAACAAAGAGTTTTTTGTCGAATACCAGCCGGTCATTGATGCTAAAACCCTGAAAATCACCGGTCTGGAAGCCCTGCTGCGCTGGCAACATCCGATTGAAGGACGTATTCCGCCGGAAATTTTCATCGGTTACGCTGAAACGCAGGGCCTGATTGTTGAGCTGACGCAGCATATGATGTCGATGGTGGCGACCGACGCGCATCAGTTGCAACATGCGTTTCCTGAGAAATCCAAACTGAGCATCAACATTTCTCCGCATCACATGAACCGGGTCAGCTTCCACGACGACGTTTTGAATTTTATCGAGGCTCTGCCGGAAAACGCGTTTCAGGTGATTTTCGAAATTACAGAACGCGGAATGATTGATACCGAAGGCGCACTGCGTGAATTCAACTGGCTGCGCTTCCACAATATAGAAATTGCTATTGATGATTTCGGGACCGGCCACAGCGCGCTGATTTATCTGGAAAAGTTTACCCTCGATTATTTAAAAATTGATCGCGGATTTGTCATGTCGATTGACCAGAAAACGCTTATCGCGCCTGTTCTGGATACCGTCCTCAAACTCACGGAAGAACTGAAACTCAAGACGGTGGCTGAGGGCGTTGAAACGGAGTTGCAGTCGCAATATCTGCGTAATCACGGCGTGACTTACCTCCAGGGTTATCTCTACAGCAAACCGCTGGGCATCAGCGTACTGATGAATTTCATCCGTGATTTCAACGAGAAAGACGCGACCTACCAGATCTAA
- a CDS encoding phosphatase PAP2 family protein, with amino-acid sequence MWRRNIPAILILNVLGVALFLSFYLPVNHGFWFPIDKSIFFFFNRHLATDAGFLHLVAVTNNRAFDAISLLAMGLLYLSFFLKQDNAGRRRYIIIGFVMLFTAVVLNQLGHLLPVSHKSPSLSFEGVNRVSQLTGIPTKDSSADSFPGDHGMMLIIFTCFMLRYLSKTAFVIALVITVIFSLPRVMIGAHWFTDIAVGSLSVVLVGASWWLMTPASDVLIHWLERKLPGKKNPNAVA; translated from the coding sequence ATGTGGCGCCGTAACATTCCCGCAATCCTGATACTCAACGTATTGGGCGTTGCCCTTTTCTTATCTTTCTATTTACCGGTAAACCACGGTTTCTGGTTTCCGATTGATAAGTCGATTTTTTTCTTTTTCAACCGTCACCTGGCGACAGATGCCGGATTCCTGCACCTGGTTGCAGTGACCAATAACCGGGCTTTCGACGCGATTTCCCTGCTGGCAATGGGGCTGCTCTATCTGAGCTTTTTCCTGAAACAGGACAACGCGGGTCGCCGTCGTTACATTATTATCGGTTTCGTTATGCTGTTTACTGCGGTGGTGCTCAATCAGCTTGGGCATTTGCTGCCGGTCAGCCATAAGAGCCCGTCGCTGAGTTTTGAAGGCGTCAACCGCGTCAGCCAGCTGACCGGGATCCCGACCAAAGATTCGTCCGCGGACAGCTTCCCCGGCGACCACGGCATGATGCTGATTATTTTTACCTGCTTTATGTTGCGGTATCTGAGCAAAACGGCTTTCGTGATTGCGCTGGTGATCACCGTCATCTTCTCACTGCCACGCGTGATGATTGGGGCGCACTGGTTTACGGATATCGCGGTAGGTTCATTGTCTGTGGTGCTGGTCGGCGCAAGCTGGTGGCTGATGACGCCCGCCAGTGATGTATTAATTCACTGGCTGGAGAGAAAGCTCCCCGGTAAAAAAAATCCTAACGCGGTGGCTTAA
- the yeiP gene encoding elongation factor P-like protein YeiP: MARANEIKRGFVVNYDGKLLLVKDIDVQSPSARGASTLYKMRFADVRTGGKVEERFKGDDILDTVTLTRRKVNFSYVDGDEYIFMDDEDFTPYTFNKAQIEEELLFIPEEGLQGMMVLTLDSQLLALEMPQTVDLEIVETAPGIKGASASSRTKPAVMSTGLNIQVPEYLSSGDKIRIHVAERRYMGRAD, from the coding sequence ATGGCACGTGCTAACGAAATTAAACGCGGCTTCGTTGTGAACTACGACGGCAAATTGCTGCTGGTAAAAGACATTGATGTGCAGAGCCCAAGCGCCCGTGGTGCCAGCACCTTATACAAAATGCGTTTCGCCGATGTACGTACCGGCGGCAAAGTAGAAGAACGCTTCAAGGGTGACGACATTCTCGACACCGTGACCCTGACCCGCCGTAAGGTGAATTTCTCCTACGTTGACGGTGATGAGTACATCTTTATGGATGACGAAGACTTCACGCCTTACACCTTCAACAAAGCGCAGATTGAAGAAGAACTGTTGTTCATCCCGGAAGAAGGTTTGCAGGGTATGATGGTTCTGACGCTGGACAGCCAGCTGCTGGCGCTGGAAATGCCACAGACTGTGGATCTGGAAATTGTTGAAACCGCGCCGGGCATCAAAGGTGCGTCTGCCAGTTCACGAACCAAACCGGCGGTGATGTCCACCGGCCTGAATATTCAGGTGCCAGAATATCTGAGCTCCGGCGACAAAATCCGCATTCATGTTGCTGAACGTCGTTATATGGGCCGCGCTGACTAA
- the mepS gene encoding bifunctional murein DD-endopeptidase/murein LD-carboxypeptidase: MVKSQPFLRYITRLIPAIGAAIILSACSGIHSSNTENAQTDMRAVNDKDGLLLQASQDEFEAMVRNVNVKSKIMDQYAGWKGVRYRLGGDSKRGIDCSAFVQVTFREQFGMDLPRSTYEQEEKGKKIQRSKLRPGDLVLFGAGSTGRHVGIYLGNDQFVHASTSAGVMISNLNETYWNKRYREARRVLANG; encoded by the coding sequence ATGGTCAAGTCTCAACCGTTTCTGAGATATATCACGCGGCTGATACCCGCGATTGGCGCAGCAATTATTCTTTCTGCGTGTAGTGGTATACATTCTTCGAACACAGAAAACGCACAAACTGATATGCGTGCAGTAAATGACAAAGACGGTCTTCTACTGCAAGCCTCTCAGGATGAATTCGAAGCAATGGTTCGTAACGTCAACGTTAAATCCAAAATCATGGATCAGTACGCTGGCTGGAAAGGCGTTCGTTATCGGTTAGGCGGTGACAGCAAGCGTGGTATCGATTGCTCAGCGTTCGTACAGGTAACATTCCGCGAACAATTTGGTATGGACCTTCCACGTTCAACGTATGAACAGGAAGAAAAAGGTAAGAAAATCCAGCGTTCTAAACTGCGCCCGGGTGATCTGGTATTGTTCGGCGCGGGCTCAACAGGGCGTCACGTCGGGATTTATTTAGGTAATGATCAGTTTGTTCATGCATCCACCAGTGCGGGTGTAATGATTTCAAATCTGAACGAAACTTACTGGAATAAGCGATACCGCGAAGCAAGAAGAGTTCTGGCTAACGGCTGA
- a CDS encoding GntR family transcriptional regulator, with product MRLYQEIGSHLRRDIHAGKYAPGDRLPPERDIAESYSVSRSVVREALIMLELEKVVEVRKGSGVYVLHQPDVLPTEDADRGYGPFELLQARQLLESEVAAFAAMQATKTDILQMRDAIEAQKSCIARGVSDDVEDQRFHALLAQASQNSVLVKLVDDLWQIRQRSAMWEGIHQHVGDKNYSQIWLLDHQAILQAVLRRDAKAAKQAMWQHLENVKDMLLKVSDADDPSFDGFLFSSVPSELND from the coding sequence ATGCGACTTTATCAGGAGATTGGCAGCCATCTGCGCCGTGATATCCATGCCGGAAAATACGCCCCTGGCGACCGTCTGCCTCCGGAACGTGATATTGCTGAATCTTACTCAGTGAGTCGCAGCGTGGTGCGTGAAGCGCTGATTATGCTCGAGCTTGAGAAAGTCGTTGAAGTCCGTAAAGGTTCCGGCGTTTACGTCTTGCATCAGCCTGACGTTTTGCCGACGGAAGACGCCGACCGTGGCTACGGCCCGTTTGAACTGTTGCAGGCGCGGCAATTGCTGGAGAGCGAAGTGGCAGCGTTTGCGGCCATGCAGGCCACCAAAACTGACATTTTGCAAATGCGTGATGCAATTGAAGCGCAGAAAAGTTGTATTGCACGCGGTGTTTCGGACGATGTTGAAGATCAGCGTTTTCATGCCCTCCTGGCGCAGGCATCGCAAAACAGTGTGCTGGTCAAACTGGTGGATGATTTATGGCAAATCCGTCAGCGCAGCGCGATGTGGGAGGGTATTCATCAGCACGTCGGGGATAAAAACTACAGTCAGATATGGCTTCTGGATCATCAGGCCATCCTGCAGGCTGTATTACGACGTGATGCCAAAGCCGCGAAACAGGCGATGTGGCAGCATCTGGAAAATGTGAAAGATATGCTGCTCAAAGTCTCAGATGCTGATGATCCGTCTTTTGACGGCTTCCTGTTTTCATCCGTGCCGTCCGAACTGAACGACTGA
- a CDS encoding extracellular solute-binding protein gives MFSRVLAVALCLLSLSAQAEVIQDSYAFAILGEPKYVSNFTSFDYVNPAAPKGGQITLAAIGTYDNFNRFASRGNPAMRSGSLYDPLFTTSSDEIGSYYPLIADSARYDSQYRWVEVDINPRARFNDNTPITASDVEFTFKKFMTEGVPQFRVVYKGVEVKAISRLTVRMVLPKADKDMMLGLLGLPILPKAFWEKHKFNEPLSTPPPGSGPYRVSDYKLGQFITYSRVPDYWAANLPVNRGRYNFDTIRYDYYLDDNVALEAFKSGAFDFRMETSPKHWSTQYQGGNFSKNFIVKADVENQAAQDTRWLAFNIHRPQFADRKVREALTLAFDFDWMNKALYFDAYQRVDSYFQNTEYAAKDYPNVAELAWLGPLKSQVPAEVFSTLYKPPRTDGSGNDRTNLLRATALLKEAGWEVRNQVLVNSKTGKPFTFELLLPSGGNSQYVLPFQHNLQRLGINMSIREVDNSQFVRRMRQRDYDMIPTVYPAMSYPSSDLQIYWNSKYLDSTYNKPGVSDPAIDKLTDEIAANQGKPDALLSLGHALDRVLTWNMYMIPMWYTHHERYAYWDKFSMPAVTPSNGMELDTWWYDMNRAARLPAQRR, from the coding sequence ATGTTTTCTCGCGTGCTTGCCGTTGCGCTGTGTTTGCTGAGTCTCAGCGCACAGGCCGAGGTCATACAAGACAGCTACGCGTTCGCTATTTTGGGCGAACCGAAATATGTCTCAAACTTCACCAGTTTTGACTACGTCAATCCCGCCGCGCCGAAGGGAGGACAGATCACGCTGGCTGCCATCGGTACCTATGACAACTTCAACCGTTTCGCCTCGCGCGGCAATCCGGCGATGCGCAGCGGTTCTCTTTACGACCCGCTTTTCACCACATCCAGTGACGAAATCGGCAGCTACTATCCGCTGATTGCCGATTCCGCCCGTTACGACAGCCAGTACCGCTGGGTGGAAGTGGATATCAATCCCCGTGCCCGTTTCAATGACAACACGCCGATCACCGCCAGCGATGTCGAATTCACGTTCAAAAAATTCATGACCGAAGGCGTTCCGCAGTTCCGGGTGGTTTATAAAGGTGTGGAAGTTAAAGCCATCTCACGGCTGACGGTGCGCATGGTGCTGCCGAAAGCCGACAAGGACATGATGCTGGGGCTGCTCGGCCTGCCCATTTTGCCAAAGGCATTCTGGGAAAAACATAAGTTCAATGAGCCGCTGAGCACGCCACCGCCGGGCAGCGGGCCTTATCGTGTCAGCGACTATAAGCTCGGTCAGTTCATCACTTACTCGCGCGTGCCGGATTACTGGGCCGCCAATCTGCCGGTTAACCGTGGCCGCTATAATTTCGATACGATCCGCTACGATTACTATCTCGATGACAATGTCGCCCTTGAAGCTTTCAAATCCGGCGCATTTGATTTCCGTATGGAAACCTCGCCAAAGCACTGGTCAACGCAGTATCAGGGCGGCAATTTCAGCAAAAACTTTATCGTGAAGGCCGATGTGGAAAACCAGGCCGCGCAGGACACGCGCTGGCTGGCGTTCAACATTCACCGTCCTCAGTTTGCTGACCGCAAGGTGCGCGAAGCCCTGACGCTGGCCTTTGATTTTGACTGGATGAACAAAGCGCTTTATTTCGATGCCTACCAGCGCGTTGACAGCTATTTCCAGAATACCGAGTACGCGGCGAAAGATTACCCGAACGTGGCGGAACTGGCGTGGCTCGGGCCGCTCAAGAGTCAGGTTCCGGCTGAAGTGTTCAGCACGTTGTATAAACCGCCGCGCACGGACGGCAGCGGCAATGACCGGACAAATCTTCTCAGGGCGACCGCGCTGCTGAAAGAAGCAGGCTGGGAAGTCAGAAATCAGGTGCTGGTGAACAGCAAAACCGGCAAGCCGTTTACTTTTGAACTGCTGCTGCCCAGCGGGGGGAACTCGCAGTATGTCCTGCCGTTCCAGCATAATTTGCAGCGTCTGGGGATCAATATGTCGATTCGTGAAGTCGACAATTCTCAGTTTGTCCGCCGCATGCGCCAGCGCGATTACGACATGATCCCGACGGTTTATCCGGCGATGTCTTACCCGAGCAGCGATTTACAGATTTACTGGAACAGCAAATATCTGGATTCCACTTACAACAAACCGGGCGTCAGCGATCCGGCCATCGACAAACTCACCGATGAAATCGCCGCCAATCAGGGTAAACCGGACGCGCTGCTCTCGCTCGGCCATGCGCTGGATCGAGTGCTGACCTGGAATATGTACATGATCCCGATGTGGTACACCCATCACGAACGCTATGCCTATTGGGATAAATTTTCGATGCCTGCTGTCACTCCGTCCAACGGGATGGAGCTGGATACGTGGTGGTACGACATGAACCGCGCAGCGCGTTTGCCTGCGCAACGCCGCTGA
- a CDS encoding ABC transporter permease, giving the protein MTVRLFRLSTVTQARWARFCQNRRGFWSLWIFMVLLVLVLLSNVIANDKPLLARYQGHWYVPFMVNYSETTFGGELETPADYQDPFVLRQLEDHGWVLWAPVRSSYNSINFSTTQPFPSPPSATNWLGTDSNGHDVLAQILYGLRISLFFGIFLTVLTSVIGIIAGATQGYYGGLIDLLGQRFIEVWSSIPTLFLIIILASVVQPNFWWLLLITVLSGWMTLVSVVRAEFLRTRNFDYIRAAQAMGVSDRAIMWRHMLPNAMVATLTYLPFILCGSITTLTSLDFLGFGLPLGSPSLGTLLMEGKNNLQAPWLGISAFVVLASLLSLLIFIGEAVRDAFNPSAHHGEAL; this is encoded by the coding sequence ATGACCGTGAGACTCTTCAGACTCAGCACCGTCACTCAGGCGCGCTGGGCGCGTTTTTGCCAAAACCGGCGCGGTTTCTGGTCGCTGTGGATTTTTATGGTTCTGCTGGTTCTGGTGTTGCTGTCCAACGTCATCGCCAACGATAAGCCGCTGCTGGCGCGTTATCAGGGGCACTGGTATGTGCCTTTCATGGTGAATTACAGCGAAACCACGTTTGGCGGCGAGCTGGAAACACCGGCGGATTATCAGGATCCGTTTGTGCTCAGACAGCTGGAAGATCACGGCTGGGTCCTCTGGGCACCGGTGCGCAGCAGCTATAACTCGATTAATTTCTCGACCACGCAGCCCTTCCCTTCCCCGCCTTCGGCGACAAACTGGCTGGGCACCGACAGCAACGGGCACGACGTGCTGGCGCAGATCCTGTACGGCTTACGGATTTCGCTGTTCTTCGGCATTTTCCTCACCGTGCTGACCTCTGTGATCGGCATTATTGCCGGTGCCACGCAGGGTTATTACGGCGGGCTGATCGACCTGCTTGGTCAGCGTTTTATCGAAGTGTGGTCCAGCATTCCGACGCTGTTCCTGATCATTATTCTGGCCAGCGTGGTGCAGCCCAACTTCTGGTGGCTGCTGCTGATTACCGTGCTTTCGGGCTGGATGACGCTGGTCAGTGTCGTCCGCGCCGAATTCCTGCGCACCCGTAATTTTGATTACATCCGCGCAGCACAGGCGATGGGCGTCAGCGACCGGGCCATTATGTGGCGTCATATGTTGCCGAATGCGATGGTCGCCACGCTGACGTATCTGCCGTTTATTCTTTGCGGTTCCATCACCACGCTGACGTCGCTGGATTTCCTCGGTTTCGGATTACCGCTGGGTTCGCCTTCGCTGGGCACATTACTGATGGAAGGCAAAAACAATTTGCAGGCGCCGTGGCTGGGCATCAGTGCGTTCGTCGTGCTGGCATCCCTGCTGTCCTTGCTGATTTTCATCGGTGAAGCGGTTCGCGATGCCTTCAACCCTTCTGCACATCACGGCGAGGCGCTCTGA
- a CDS encoding mannitol dehydrogenase family protein has product MKTIATASLPAAVSLPGYDRDVLKSRIVHLGFGAFHRAHQALLTNRVLNQQGGDWGICEVSLFGNESLIKSLRVQDHLFTVLEKGAEGNQAIIVGSAHESVHGGIDGLDAVLAKLTEPQVAIVSLTITEKGYCIEPGSGELDLQNPKIQQDLAGGQAPCTAPGVLVEALRLRHERGLSGFTVLCCDNIPENGLVVKNAVLGMAKARSAELAKWITENVSFPSTMVDRIVPAATDTTLEEITEALGGVTDPCGIACEPFIQWVVEDHFVAGRPDWEKAGAQMVSDVLPFEQMKLRMLNGSHSFLAYLGYLAGYQHINDCMEDANYKAAAHRLMLHEQAPTLSVEGVDLTAYADSLIARYCNTALKHRTWQIAMDGTMKLPQRMLDSIRWHVKNGGSYELLALGVAGWMRYVGGTDDAGQPVEIKDPMAETLAEIVASTEDGEPRVRALLALTGVFGEQLPQEEKVVQAILNAYADLQRIGAKKTVAKYVG; this is encoded by the coding sequence ATGAAAACTATTGCCACAGCGTCCCTGCCAGCAGCAGTGTCATTACCTGGTTATGATCGTGACGTATTGAAAAGCCGCATTGTTCATCTCGGATTTGGCGCTTTCCATCGCGCCCATCAGGCATTGCTGACCAACCGGGTGTTAAACCAGCAAGGCGGCGACTGGGGGATCTGTGAAGTCAGCCTGTTTGGCAATGAGTCGTTAATCAAAAGTTTACGCGTGCAGGATCATCTTTTTACCGTGCTGGAAAAAGGTGCGGAAGGCAATCAGGCGATTATCGTCGGCTCCGCGCATGAGTCAGTCCACGGCGGGATCGACGGACTGGATGCCGTGCTGGCAAAACTCACCGAGCCGCAGGTAGCGATCGTTTCGCTGACCATTACCGAAAAAGGCTATTGCATTGAACCCGGCTCCGGCGAGCTGGATCTGCAAAACCCAAAAATTCAGCAGGATCTGGCCGGGGGTCAGGCCCCCTGCACAGCACCCGGCGTGTTAGTGGAAGCCCTGCGTCTGCGCCATGAGCGCGGTCTGTCCGGCTTTACCGTGCTGTGTTGCGACAACATTCCTGAAAATGGTCTGGTGGTCAAAAACGCCGTTCTGGGTATGGCGAAAGCCCGCTCCGCTGAACTGGCGAAGTGGATCACTGAGAACGTTTCTTTCCCAAGCACCATGGTTGACCGTATCGTTCCGGCGGCCACCGATACAACACTGGAAGAAATCACCGAAGCGCTGGGCGGCGTGACTGACCCGTGCGGCATTGCCTGCGAACCGTTCATTCAATGGGTGGTGGAAGATCACTTTGTTGCAGGCCGTCCGGACTGGGAAAAAGCCGGTGCGCAGATGGTTTCTGACGTTCTGCCGTTTGAACAGATGAAACTGCGGATGCTGAACGGCAGCCACTCGTTCCTGGCTTATCTCGGTTATCTGGCCGGATATCAGCACATCAACGACTGCATGGAAGATGCGAATTATAAAGCTGCAGCCCATCGTCTGATGTTACACGAACAGGCACCGACGCTGAGCGTTGAAGGCGTGGATCTCACAGCTTATGCCGACAGCCTGATTGCCCGTTACTGCAACACAGCCCTCAAACACCGTACCTGGCAAATCGCCATGGACGGGACCATGAAGCTCCCGCAACGTATGCTCGATTCCATCCGCTGGCATGTAAAAAACGGCGGTTCGTATGAATTACTCGCGCTCGGCGTTGCAGGCTGGATGCGTTACGTTGGCGGCACTGATGATGCCGGTCAGCCTGTCGAGATTAAAGATCCGATGGCTGAAACTCTGGCTGAAATTGTGGCATCGACTGAAGATGGCGAGCCGCGTGTCAGAGCGTTACTGGCGCTGACGGGCGTATTTGGTGAGCAATTGCCGCAGGAAGAAAAAGTGGTGCAGGCTATTCTGAATGCCTATGCCGATCTGCAAAGAATTGGCGCGAAGAAAACCGTCGCGAAATACGTGGGCTGA
- a CDS encoding CobW family GTP-binding protein, producing MTKTNLITGFLGSGKTTTLRHLLAQKPEGEKWAVLVNEFGEVGIDGALLADSGAVLKEIPGGCMCCVNGLPMQVGLNMLLQQAKPDRLLIEPTGLGHPKQILSLLTSDVYKNWLTLNATLCLMDPRQLSDQRVINNENFRDQLASADVIVANKSDVTQALDNQALDAWFSQNGDGRQLVIATQGEIDPALLDLPRRNIAELPDGKHHHSQVSARGLAALSLPETRRWRRALNEADGYTSCGWIFDADTVFETAGILDWVRQAPVDRVKGLLRIKEGTLMVNRQGDDLRIETKPAAPSDSRIELITRDKAQWNTLQSTLLKIRLS from the coding sequence ATGACCAAAACCAACCTGATCACCGGCTTTCTGGGCAGCGGAAAAACAACGACGCTACGCCATTTGCTGGCTCAGAAGCCTGAGGGAGAAAAGTGGGCTGTATTGGTAAACGAATTTGGTGAGGTCGGCATTGACGGAGCATTACTGGCCGACAGCGGCGCAGTGCTGAAAGAAATTCCCGGCGGATGCATGTGCTGCGTTAACGGCCTGCCGATGCAGGTTGGCCTCAATATGTTATTGCAGCAGGCAAAACCGGATCGTCTGCTGATTGAACCCACCGGGCTGGGCCATCCGAAACAGATCCTTTCTTTATTAACGTCTGACGTTTACAAAAACTGGCTGACGCTCAACGCGACGTTATGCCTGATGGATCCTCGCCAGTTAAGCGATCAGCGCGTCATCAATAATGAAAACTTCCGCGATCAGCTCGCCTCGGCGGATGTCATTGTCGCCAATAAATCTGATGTAACGCAGGCGCTGGACAATCAGGCGCTGGACGCGTGGTTCAGTCAGAATGGCGACGGACGTCAGTTGGTGATTGCCACTCAGGGAGAAATTGACCCCGCCCTGCTCGATTTACCTCGTCGCAATATCGCCGAGTTGCCCGATGGCAAACATCATCATTCGCAGGTTTCTGCGCGCGGGCTGGCCGCGTTGAGCCTGCCGGAAACCCGGCGCTGGCGTCGGGCGTTGAACGAAGCCGACGGTTACACCAGCTGCGGATGGATTTTCGATGCGGACACCGTATTTGAGACGGCAGGCATTCTCGACTGGGTACGCCAGGCACCGGTTGATCGTGTGAAAGGCCTGCTGCGAATTAAAGAAGGGACGTTAATGGTGAACCGTCAGGGAGATGACCTGCGGATTGAAACCAAACCGGCGGCGCCCTCAGACAGCAGAATTGAGCTGATTACTCGCGATAAAGCACAATGGAACACATTACAATCCACCTTGTTGAAGATTCGTTTAAGTTGA
- a CDS encoding microcin C ABC transporter permease YejB encodes MAAYLIRRLLLVIPTLWAIITINFFIVQIAPGGPVDQAIAAIEMGQSSGLPNSAGNSGNGKASPGVAQFGEGQYRGARGLDPEVIAEITHRFGFDKPLHVRYFDMLSSYVRFDFGDSLFRGSTVMGLVKSALPVSVSIGLWSTLIIYLVSIPLGIRKAVRNGSRFDTWSSSFIIIGYAVPSFLFAILLIVLFTGGSYLDWFPLRGLTSPNFDTLPWYGKITDYLWHVTLPVLATVIGGFATLTMLTKNSFMDEVSKQYVVTARAKGLNEKQILYRHVFRNAMLLVIAGFPATFISMFFTGSLLIEVMFSLQGLGLLGYDAIVQRDFPVIFGTLYVFTLIGLLLNIVSDITYTLVDPRIDFEGRH; translated from the coding sequence GTGGCCGCTTATCTCATAAGACGACTGCTTCTGGTGATCCCAACGCTTTGGGCCATCATCACTATTAACTTTTTTATCGTGCAGATTGCGCCCGGCGGCCCGGTGGATCAGGCCATCGCGGCCATCGAAATGGGCCAATCCAGCGGGTTGCCGAATTCTGCCGGTAACAGCGGTAACGGAAAAGCGTCGCCCGGCGTGGCACAGTTTGGCGAAGGCCAGTACCGCGGGGCACGCGGGCTGGATCCTGAAGTTATCGCCGAGATTACCCATCGCTTTGGTTTTGATAAACCGCTGCACGTCCGCTATTTCGACATGCTCTCCAGCTATGTGCGCTTTGATTTTGGCGACAGTCTGTTTCGCGGCTCAACCGTCATGGGGCTGGTGAAAAGTGCGTTGCCGGTGTCTGTCAGCATCGGTTTGTGGAGCACGCTGATTATTTATCTGGTGTCGATTCCGCTGGGCATCCGCAAAGCGGTACGCAACGGCTCGCGGTTTGATACCTGGAGCAGCTCATTCATTATTATCGGCTACGCCGTACCTTCGTTTCTGTTTGCCATCCTGCTGATTGTTCTGTTTACCGGCGGCAGTTATCTCGACTGGTTCCCGCTGCGCGGGCTGACGTCGCCGAATTTTGACACGCTGCCGTGGTACGGGAAAATCACCGATTATCTCTGGCATGTGACACTGCCGGTGCTGGCGACGGTCATTGGCGGATTCGCGACGCTGACCATGCTGACCAAGAACTCCTTTATGGATGAGGTGAGCAAACAGTACGTCGTGACCGCGCGGGCGAAAGGGCTGAACGAGAAGCAGATCTTGTACCGACATGTCTTTCGCAACGCCATGCTGCTGGTGATTGCCGGTTTCCCGGCCACGTTTATCAGCATGTTCTTCACCGGCTCCCTGCTGATTGAAGTCATGTTCTCCCTGCAAGGCTTAGGATTACTGGGCTATGACGCCATCGTCCAGCGTGACTTCCCGGTGATTTTCGGCACGCTTTACGTTTTCACGCTGATTGGCTTACTGCTCAATATCGTCAGCGACATCACTTACACGCTGGTTGACCCGCGTATCGACTTCGAGGGCCGTCACTGA